A section of the Paenibacillus aurantius genome encodes:
- a CDS encoding DUF4180 domain-containing protein — protein MNLITIKHNDVEIAVIRSSETLITDVQSALDLIATVSYETGCDRIVLPKASLSEEFFDLKTRLAGEILQKFVNYRVKAAVVGDFSGYTSKSLRDFIYESNHGKDLFFVAEEEEAIAKLAAL, from the coding sequence ATGAACCTGATAACCATTAAGCATAACGACGTAGAGATAGCGGTCATCCGCAGCAGCGAAACGCTGATTACGGATGTTCAATCGGCTTTGGATTTGATAGCGACGGTATCGTATGAAACGGGATGCGACCGGATCGTCCTTCCGAAGGCTTCCTTGAGCGAGGAGTTTTTTGATTTGAAAACGCGGCTGGCCGGAGAGATCCTGCAGAAGTTCGTCAACTACCGGGTAAAAGCGGCGGTTGTCGGAGATTTCTCAGGTTACACCAGCAAAAGTTTGCGGGACTTTATTTATGAAAGCAACCATGGCAAGGATCTCTTTTTCGTGGCCGAGGAAGAAGAGGCCATTGCTAAATTAGCGGCGCTATAG
- a CDS encoding GNAT family N-acetyltransferase, which yields MLEITRIPYEEKTILSSLIQLYRYDSSEFDGHSLNPHGVYLYKYFDHQWTESHRYPYLLKVDGEIAGFVLVMKGVPREFVKVSQAEETNVISEFFVMRKFRGKGYGKQAAHTIFRTHPGAWEVRQTKGNQPANRFWNRVIGDITGGAYTEVRLDNESWRGPIQVFEVKE from the coding sequence ATGCTGGAAATTACGAGAATCCCTTACGAAGAGAAGACCATCTTGAGCAGCCTGATCCAGTTGTACCGCTACGATTCCAGTGAATTCGACGGTCATAGCTTAAACCCGCATGGGGTTTACCTCTATAAATATTTTGATCATCAATGGACGGAATCGCACCGCTATCCTTACTTACTGAAGGTGGATGGGGAAATCGCCGGGTTTGTGCTTGTGATGAAGGGTGTGCCGAGAGAGTTTGTTAAGGTAAGCCAAGCGGAGGAAACGAATGTCATAAGCGAGTTTTTCGTCATGCGGAAGTTCAGGGGCAAGGGATATGGGAAACAGGCGGCCCACACTATTTTTCGGACCCATCCCGGAGCCTGGGAAGTCAGGCAGACCAAGGGGAACCAGCCGGCCAATCGGTTCTGGAACCGGGTGATCGGGGACATTACGGGCGGAGCCTATACGGAGGTTCGGCTGGATAACGAAAGCTGGCGCGGGCCTATCCAGGTTTTTGAGGTGAAGGAGTAG
- a CDS encoding YfiT family bacillithiol transferase produces the protein MDSIRYPIGPFEPIENPSMEQIQSWIGELERTPRLLREAVEGLREDQLDTPYRPGGWTIRQVVHHMADNNMNAYFRFKRALTENNPLVLSYRQEQWAELEGSKAPIEPSLKIVEGIYHRFIVLLRSLEPSDFKRTMNSVMLGTLSLETAVQRFLWHDRHHVGQIKSTKIKKD, from the coding sequence ATGGATTCTATCCGTTACCCCATCGGCCCGTTTGAGCCGATAGAGAATCCGAGTATGGAGCAAATCCAGTCATGGATCGGGGAACTCGAAAGGACGCCGAGGCTGCTGCGAGAGGCAGTTGAAGGCCTTAGGGAAGATCAGTTGGATACCCCGTATCGGCCCGGGGGCTGGACCATCCGGCAGGTGGTTCATCATATGGCGGACAATAACATGAATGCGTATTTCCGTTTCAAACGAGCCCTGACTGAGAATAATCCGCTGGTCCTGTCCTATAGACAAGAGCAATGGGCGGAATTGGAGGGTTCTAAAGCGCCGATAGAGCCTTCCTTAAAGATTGTGGAAGGCATTTATCATCGGTTTATCGTGCTGCTAAGGAGCCTGGAGCCCTCCGACTTTAAACGAACGATGAACAGCGTTATGCTGGGAACTCTATCTCTGGAAACGGCGGTTCAACGGTTTCTTTGGCACGATCGGCACCATGTGGGGCAAATCAAATCCACAAAGATAAAAAAGGATTAG
- a CDS encoding GNAT family N-acetyltransferase, with product MKYDQIISGFTHRPATTEDYQEIARFPQDARELFFMYPKGTFPLTAEQLEEAASTRFKPTVVEHNGQVVGYCNFITVTEDSCSLGNFIIHPAYRGKGAGRSLIEAMQECARSELKLKKFQLICHNTNTGALMFYAKLGFTPYGFNFQTDPEGTPIVGIKLEVLL from the coding sequence ATGAAATACGACCAAATCATAAGCGGGTTTACGCACAGACCGGCAACGACAGAAGATTACCAGGAAATCGCCCGATTTCCGCAGGATGCCCGGGAGCTGTTCTTCATGTACCCAAAGGGAACCTTTCCGCTAACCGCGGAGCAGCTGGAGGAAGCCGCCTCCACCCGGTTCAAGCCCACGGTGGTAGAGCACAACGGGCAGGTCGTGGGCTACTGCAACTTCATAACGGTCACGGAGGACTCGTGTTCGCTGGGGAATTTTATCATTCACCCGGCCTATCGGGGAAAGGGGGCGGGGAGATCTTTAATCGAAGCGATGCAGGAATGCGCAAGGTCGGAGCTTAAGCTGAAGAAATTCCAGCTAATTTGCCATAACACGAATACGGGAGCCCTAATGTTCTATGCGAAGCTCGGCTTTACGCCGTACGGGTTCAACTTTCAGACGGATCCGGAAGGAACGCCGATTGTCGGCATTAAGCTGGAAGTCCTTTTGTAA
- a CDS encoding DUF6886 family protein: MRHLYHFSEEGEIVLFEPRTIYDQTEAKVWAIDAFHAPHYYFPRDCPRICLWPKDETTEKDESRFFGMSAVRRMIAVESGWYDRIRKGHLYRYVFDGEGFGVEEPNAGYYTSVRAVKPLRVDRIEDLPDALLKEGIELRITPSLTPLKEAVLRSTLNFSMIRMRNARQEGTL, encoded by the coding sequence ATGAGGCACCTGTACCATTTTAGCGAGGAAGGGGAGATTGTCCTCTTTGAACCTCGCACAATTTATGACCAGACGGAGGCCAAGGTTTGGGCGATCGACGCCTTTCACGCTCCGCACTATTATTTCCCGCGGGATTGCCCGAGGATCTGCCTGTGGCCCAAGGACGAGACAACCGAGAAGGATGAGTCCCGGTTCTTCGGAATGTCGGCTGTCCGCCGGATGATCGCGGTCGAGAGCGGATGGTATGACCGAATCCGAAAAGGGCACCTTTATCGGTATGTTTTCGACGGGGAGGGATTCGGGGTAGAGGAACCGAATGCGGGCTACTACACCTCCGTCCGTGCAGTTAAGCCGTTACGGGTGGACCGGATCGAGGATTTGCCGGACGCTCTGCTTAAGGAAGGAATCGAGCTGAGGATCACGCCATCTCTCACGCCCTTGAAAGAGGCCGTCCTCCGGTCTACCCTTAACTTCTCCATGATTCGGATGCGGAATGCCCGGCAGGAGGGGACTCTCTAA